From Acidimicrobiales bacterium, one genomic window encodes:
- a CDS encoding peptidylprolyl isomerase has product MANPTATCETSLGTFTIELYADEMPITAGNFIELAKSGFYDGLHFHRVINNFMIQFGCPHSRDPKSPRAGTGNSPNGTIADEHPPEHQLSNEPGTLSMANTGRPNSGSCQFFINTVHNHYLDWFTPGQSKHPVFGRVTEGMDVVHKIEQTPTGQNDRPTTPVQMVKITIQD; this is encoded by the coding sequence ATGGCTAACCCCACGGCCACCTGTGAGACATCACTCGGCACGTTCACCATCGAGCTGTACGCCGACGAGATGCCGATAACTGCAGGCAACTTCATCGAGCTCGCCAAGAGCGGCTTTTACGACGGCCTGCACTTTCACCGGGTGATCAACAACTTCATGATCCAGTTCGGTTGCCCCCACTCGCGCGATCCGAAGAGCCCTCGCGCCGGCACCGGCAACAGCCCCAACGGCACCATCGCCGACGAGCACCCGCCCGAACACCAGCTGTCGAACGAGCCTGGCACGCTGTCGATGGCCAACACCGGCCGCCCCAACAGCGGTAGCTGCCAGTTCTTCATCAACACGGTCCACAACCACTACCTCGACTGGTTCACGCCCGGACAGTCGAAGCACCCCGTGTTCGGCCGGGTAACCGAAGGCATGGATGTCGTACACAAGATCGAGCAGACGCCGACCGGCCAGAACGATCGCCCGACCACCCCAGTCCAGATGGTGAAGATCACCATCCAGGACTGA
- a CDS encoding LLM class F420-dependent oxidoreductase has protein sequence MTRLGYQIPNFTYPGIDGAEIFGNVVAQAKAAEAAGFDRVFLMDHFYQLPGIGAPDEPMFECYSMLSALAQHTQSVRLSALVTGNTYRHPTLLAKTITALDHVSGGRATLGIGAGWFELEHNSLGYEFGTFTDRFEKLEEALQIIVPMLRGETVTLQGKHYQVNNAVNSPAPISRIPVMIGGSGEQKTLRMVAQYADESNLTGTVEEIPRKLDALAAHCERLGRDRSQIKVTKLLMVLVAPTMEQAEADLRSVAEAKGWNDAIIEMAKGVLIYGDPDTVGEKLQACMDTGIDGITMNLPANGHIVDRIGLLGEIGLAATAG, from the coding sequence ATGACCAGGCTCGGCTACCAGATTCCCAACTTCACCTATCCAGGCATCGACGGGGCCGAGATCTTCGGCAACGTGGTGGCGCAGGCAAAGGCAGCCGAGGCCGCAGGTTTCGACCGTGTGTTCCTGATGGACCACTTCTACCAACTGCCCGGCATCGGCGCCCCCGACGAGCCGATGTTCGAGTGCTACTCGATGCTGTCGGCGCTGGCCCAGCACACCCAGTCGGTCAGGCTCTCGGCCCTGGTGACGGGCAACACCTACCGGCACCCGACCCTGCTGGCCAAGACCATCACCGCACTCGACCACGTGTCGGGCGGGCGAGCCACGCTGGGCATCGGCGCCGGCTGGTTCGAGCTCGAGCACAACTCGCTCGGCTACGAATTCGGCACCTTCACCGACCGCTTCGAGAAGCTCGAGGAGGCGTTGCAGATCATCGTCCCGATGCTGCGCGGAGAGACGGTGACCCTCCAGGGCAAGCACTATCAGGTGAACAACGCCGTCAACTCGCCGGCTCCGATCTCGCGCATCCCGGTCATGATCGGCGGATCGGGCGAGCAGAAGACACTTCGCATGGTGGCCCAGTACGCCGACGAGTCGAACCTGACCGGCACCGTCGAAGAGATCCCCCGCAAGCTCGACGCCCTGGCCGCCCACTGCGAACGACTGGGCCGCGACCGCTCGCAGATCAAGGTCACCAAGCTGTTGATGGTGCTGGTCGCGCCGACGATGGAGCAGGCCGAGGCCGACCTGCGCAGCGTGGCCGAGGCCAAGGGTTGGAACGACGCCATCATCGAAATGGCCAAGGGCGTGTTGATCTACGGCGACCCAGACACCGTCGGCGAGAAGCTGCAGGCATGTATGGACACCGGCATCGACGGCATCACGATGAACCTGCCGGCCAACGGCCACATAGTCGACCGCATCGGCCTGTTGGGAGAGATCGGCCTGGCCGCGACGGCTGGGTGA
- a CDS encoding helix-turn-helix domain-containing protein → MGRGQARRAAILAAAVDQFSRRGVAGTSMAHIAKAAGVSRPALYQYFSDKDEIFSSAFVGLFEQLVDNALDALEQPGTTAERLDGFLQRYEGDLFERMSASPHVDEITGAKNEQLASATAAVISRLADGLAAYLASVSTSSGSKARRQRDSWLEMLRLAPKGLRFDQPTVDVFRHRLSTLAALVATAVDAQRERA, encoded by the coding sequence ATGGGTCGTGGACAAGCGAGACGCGCTGCGATCTTGGCCGCGGCCGTCGACCAGTTCTCTCGTCGCGGCGTGGCGGGCACATCGATGGCCCACATCGCCAAGGCAGCGGGAGTGTCTCGTCCGGCGCTGTACCAGTACTTCAGCGACAAGGACGAGATCTTCTCCTCGGCCTTTGTCGGGCTGTTCGAACAGCTGGTCGACAACGCGCTGGACGCGCTGGAGCAGCCCGGCACCACAGCAGAACGTCTCGACGGGTTTCTGCAACGCTACGAAGGCGACCTGTTCGAACGAATGTCGGCCTCACCTCACGTCGACGAGATAACCGGGGCTAAGAACGAACAACTGGCGTCTGCGACTGCCGCCGTGATCTCGAGGCTCGCGGACGGCCTCGCCGCGTACCTGGCGTCTGTTTCGACCAGCAGCGGCTCGAAGGCCCGCCGGCAGCGCGACTCGTGGCTGGAGATGTTGCGATTGGCGCCAAAGGGCCTTCGCTTCGACCAGCCGACAGTCGACGTGTTTCGACATCGACTGAGCACGTTGGCCGCCTTGGTCGCAACGGCGGTCGATGCGCAACGAGAGCGAGCATGA
- a CDS encoding MFS transporter has translation MSTVSANLAWYRRHQLLAGAMFWVPTMMLFLIDGFGLAAALRLQAVYYAAVVVMEVPSGWLSDRFGRVLTLRVVAVAWAGAYSMFLLGDLAAVVLGQVLLAAGYAFLSGTDVTFHLESLEAEGRAAEFAQREASSRQGLLYVSAVSALLGGALAMADLRLPFVLSLVFAIAQLVVAMQFVEVPAERDQSPSFRADIARSAARLKDPLLAWVGLYMISQVVAVHLVAELTPAYLTDVFGATTDATEWAALSTGVIAAVVATVAALSLKGLPATVGRLGLAAVLLLLAAVPLVVMGAMAVVAAGWVLPLLTLRRVQAAASSVLVPAVVAAHVDAKSRATLLSMLSLAGRLSYMAVLLLLAGSAGDQLGRSLWLATAAIGVLWIAVVVGQRRVRDFPDDLEHDHDHVHDEMEHDHLHTHGDGHHDHHHYPPVEGPHRHRHHHPPMRHKHPHTRDDHHLHDR, from the coding sequence ATGAGCACCGTTTCTGCCAACCTCGCCTGGTATCGACGGCACCAACTCCTGGCAGGCGCCATGTTCTGGGTGCCGACGATGATGCTGTTCCTGATCGACGGGTTCGGCTTGGCCGCGGCGCTGCGACTGCAGGCCGTGTACTACGCCGCCGTGGTGGTCATGGAGGTTCCGTCAGGGTGGCTCAGCGACCGATTCGGGCGGGTGCTGACCTTGCGAGTGGTCGCCGTGGCGTGGGCGGGCGCGTACTCGATGTTCCTGCTGGGCGATCTTGCTGCAGTGGTGCTCGGACAGGTGCTGCTGGCTGCGGGCTACGCGTTCTTGTCGGGCACCGACGTTACGTTTCACCTCGAATCACTAGAGGCCGAGGGCCGGGCCGCAGAGTTCGCCCAACGAGAGGCGTCGAGCCGCCAAGGATTGCTGTACGTCAGCGCTGTCAGTGCGCTGCTGGGCGGCGCGCTGGCCATGGCAGACCTGAGGCTGCCCTTCGTCTTGTCGCTGGTGTTCGCCATCGCCCAGCTTGTGGTGGCGATGCAGTTCGTGGAGGTTCCGGCCGAACGCGACCAGTCGCCGAGTTTTCGGGCCGACATCGCAAGATCGGCCGCTCGGCTGAAAGACCCGCTGCTGGCCTGGGTGGGGCTGTACATGATCAGCCAGGTGGTTGCGGTTCACCTGGTGGCCGAGCTGACCCCCGCCTACCTGACCGACGTATTCGGCGCGACCACCGACGCGACCGAATGGGCGGCGTTGTCGACCGGCGTCATCGCCGCGGTGGTGGCCACCGTGGCGGCGCTGTCGTTGAAGGGCCTTCCGGCCACGGTTGGCCGCCTCGGTCTGGCCGCCGTGCTGTTGTTGCTGGCAGCTGTGCCGCTGGTGGTCATGGGCGCAATGGCCGTGGTGGCCGCCGGCTGGGTGCTGCCGTTGTTGACGCTGAGGCGGGTGCAGGCTGCCGCCTCTTCTGTGCTGGTGCCCGCTGTGGTTGCTGCCCATGTCGATGCGAAGAGCCGAGCGACGCTGCTTTCGATGCTGAGCCTGGCCGGTCGTCTCAGCTACATGGCCGTGCTGTTGTTGCTGGCCGGCTCTGCGGGCGACCAACTGGGGCGGTCTCTGTGGCTGGCGACCGCCGCCATCGGGGTGTTGTGGATTGCCGTGGTGGTCGGCCAGCGGCGGGTGCGCGACTTTCCCGACGATCTCGAACACGACCACGACCACGTGCACGACGAGATGGAACACGACCACCTGCACACCCACGGCGACGGTCATCACGATCACCACCACTATCCGCCCGTCGAAGGCCCGCATCGGCACCGGCATCACCACCCGCCGATGCGCCACAAACACCCTCACACCCGGGACGATCACCACCTACACGACCGCTGA
- a CDS encoding DUF222 domain-containing protein: MIPLERLEDNITQLSGHIAAASAQLLRWISDYDRREGWRSWGCKSAAHWLSWKCGDDLHTAREKVRTARALDDLPAISAAFAAGELSYSKVRAITRVALPEDDAEWVDRAKHSTGGQLERTVAAVKAALDRDENADAASAFARRNVKRSRREDALDMLTTVGPADLVETIWAALDVVASQMLDDAIAGTDQTRHSAQVERGGIGAVRFDALVRIAEQVLAANPVAAHRGDVGRLTLVVDTDGLQELADSEGTQADGSGGEVTLSGKRVAPEVAKRWACDISSSVMLEAGGHVHDEGRQTKLPNRRLRRAVHRRDDGTCRFPGCGATTWLHTHHIVHWANGGPTDLDNLISLCGFHHHLVHEGGWSVSLDGGQVRWATPDGTELAIEPLGGSVQGVLDVAPPGRITSQSIQSLWANDRLDFGFVVAVLTEHCLATREARKRPRGDAFSPSRSPGSAVV; the protein is encoded by the coding sequence TTGATTCCACTAGAGCGTCTCGAGGACAACATCACACAGCTGTCGGGTCACATCGCGGCGGCTTCGGCCCAGCTGTTGCGTTGGATCTCCGACTACGACCGCCGCGAGGGGTGGCGGTCGTGGGGGTGCAAGTCGGCCGCCCACTGGCTTTCTTGGAAGTGCGGCGACGACCTGCACACGGCACGAGAGAAGGTGCGCACGGCCCGAGCGCTCGACGATCTTCCGGCGATATCGGCGGCGTTTGCCGCGGGCGAGCTGTCGTATTCGAAGGTCAGGGCCATCACCCGCGTTGCACTGCCAGAAGACGACGCCGAGTGGGTCGACCGCGCCAAACACTCCACCGGCGGCCAACTCGAGCGCACTGTCGCAGCGGTCAAGGCCGCCCTCGACCGCGACGAGAACGCCGATGCGGCCTCGGCGTTCGCCAGGCGCAACGTCAAGCGGTCGCGACGCGAAGACGCCCTGGACATGCTGACGACCGTGGGGCCTGCGGATCTGGTCGAGACCATCTGGGCGGCGCTCGACGTGGTCGCATCACAGATGCTCGACGATGCCATCGCCGGCACCGACCAAACACGCCACTCGGCCCAGGTCGAGCGCGGCGGCATAGGGGCCGTGCGGTTCGACGCCTTGGTGCGTATCGCCGAGCAGGTGCTGGCCGCCAACCCGGTCGCTGCCCACCGTGGCGACGTGGGTCGACTGACTCTGGTGGTCGACACCGACGGGCTGCAAGAACTCGCCGACAGCGAAGGCACCCAAGCTGATGGCAGCGGCGGCGAGGTGACGCTGTCGGGCAAACGTGTTGCACCCGAGGTCGCCAAGAGGTGGGCGTGCGACATCAGTTCGTCGGTCATGCTCGAGGCCGGCGGCCACGTCCACGACGAGGGCCGCCAGACGAAGCTCCCCAATCGCCGGCTGCGCCGCGCGGTGCACCGCCGCGACGACGGCACGTGCCGTTTTCCCGGATGTGGCGCCACCACCTGGCTCCATACCCACCACATAGTTCACTGGGCCAACGGCGGCCCGACCGATCTCGACAACCTCATCAGCTTGTGCGGCTTCCATCACCACCTGGTCCACGAAGGGGGTTGGTCGGTTTCGCTCGACGGCGGACAGGTCAGGTGGGCCACGCCCGATGGCACCGAGCTGGCAATCGAACCGCTCGGCGGATCCGTCCAGGGTGTGCTCGACGTCGCCCCGCCCGGGCGCATTACCTCACAGTCCATCCAAAGCCTGTGGGCCAACGACCGTCTCGACTTCGGCTTTGTCGTAGCCGTGCTGACCGAACACTGCCTGGCTACCCGAGAGGCCAGAAAACGTCCCCGCGGAGACGCTTTTTCACCGTCGCGTTCGCCAGGGTCAGCGGTCGTGTAG